The proteins below come from a single Rosa rugosa chromosome 2, drRosRugo1.1, whole genome shotgun sequence genomic window:
- the LOC133730135 gene encoding probable disease resistance protein At4g27220 codes for MALSIPSASARQWKYDVFLSFRGETRHGFVSHLYDELESTGMISTFMDEEKLEVGKAISPNLVMAIEESRFAIVVLSPNYASSPWCLDELAKVLQSMEGRDRILPIFYHVDPSHVRHQLGSFAEAFTKHEENSRHSKEKLDQWRLALKNVADLSGWDAKNLRSERELVKRIVKFVCNKALQVSPQPIPIEFKAQPTEYIESTTRARDKLTQLLKDNEITVIGVFGKGGVGKRTMVKHVGAQARELRLVHYVIRAVVAQSPELRNIQSTLANQLGLKFEEEETEIGRAARLKERIMGGNKILIVLVDVWRRIDLSSIGIPNYNELQRHNSKLIVTSRSKSVCYSMQCQASIPLSILSEEDSWNLFVEKSGKSFHESTELYDVARAVARECGGLPLALITVAGALGDKDIEDWKEAAQRLDRSQTVNLEDEGDVYKCIKFSYDYLRSDDAKSFFLLCCLFPEDYDIPFEDLLKYAIGKGLLQDANTIQEARATANLVIKSLKAFSLLLEGTKEGCVRMHDVVRDVALSISFSEEGHKFLVKAGCELQHWPRIKAHGGYSAISLMRNKICKLPRELVSSKLQILLLQNNAGICAIPNNFFQSMNGLMVLDLSFTSISCLPRSFTHLTNLRGLYLDYCNKMIDISIFLNLKKLEILSMKEFPLEELPLEIGELTNLRMLDLSGSYNIGSIPCNIMSRLYKLEELYMQGNFGDWGGGPYKTNAGFDELIGLQYLNIVKLRISDAQCLPTNVVFNFNWLIFDICISRESPSRDYSSKPYCSHDLSRTLTLSTTINTLPDWFIKVVAEKAEKLQYLKCKGLKNILVEHDRGRLHGLKYLAVIGPHEYLAVLMETITRVTNVSVFKNLEELHLLGVSCLKELCVGELPLGSLFNLKSLKVEYCHDLVNALLSSNLLQRLQNLEKLHCEDMNVMEYVFGFEGLEPEDIILPKLREMILWDLEKLISLWSGPAPNAVFHNLKSLAVSGCKKLESLFTYEVAKCLLQLEDLSVTQCPSLDMVIKPSKEVVDKKIIFPELKNLALSYLPRITRFCGSGIATMECPSLEHLHVQDCPHFTTSTSDFHCLKQFQVNDLRHLRMSKDMDNINLAGQHTKDILESLPQNVRKRVEVIREIENQHHELEAEFFKERALLEAKYHKLYQPLYSKRYLIVNGVVEAEGGATEAAADQEDKTAKERGVPDFWLNALKNNELLAKEITEHDEGALKYLRDIKWFKIHNSKGFKLQFYFDTNPFFKNSVLTKTYHMIDEDEPNNVAGTEIEWYPAKCLTQKILKKKRKKGSKNSKLLTKTENCKSFFNFFRPPQVSKDDEVIDEFAAEELKNLKKQDYDVGSTICYKIIPHAVSWFTGEAF; via the exons ATGGCTTTGAGCATCCCAAGTGCTTCTGCTCGTCAGTGGAAGTATGACGTGTTTTTGAGTTTCAGGGGTGAAACTCGCCATGGTTTTGTATCCCATTTATATGATGAATTGGAAAGCACAGGAATGATTAGCACATTCATGGATGAGGAAAAGCTGGAAGTGGGGAAGGCTATTTCTCCAAATCTTGTAATGGCAATTGAAGAATCAAGGTTTGCTATAGTTGTTCTGTCGCCAAACTATGCTTCTTCTCCTTGGTGTTTGGATGAACTTGCAAAGGTTCTTCAATCCATGGAAGGGAGGGACAGAATCCTGCCAATTTTCTATCATGTGGATCCTTCTCATGTACGACATCAACTGGGGAGTTTTGCAGAAGCCTTTACTAAGCATGAAGAAAATTCTAGGCACAGCAAAGAGAAGTTGGACCAGTGGAGACTTGCTTTAAAAAATGTGGCCGATCTCTCTGGATGGGATGCAAAGAATTTGCG GTCTGAAAGAGAACTTGTTAAACGCATTGTGAAATTTGTCTGCAATAAGGCACTTCAAGTATCACCACAGCCTATTCCAATTGAGTTCAAAGCGCAGCCTACCGAATATATTGAATCAACAACACGGGCCAGGGATAAGCTTACTCAGCTGCTGAAAGATAATGAAATTACTGTCATCGGGGTTTTCGGCAAGGGAGGTGTTGGCAAGAGAACTATGGTGAAACATGTCGGCGCGCAAGCCCGAGAACTTAGGCTTGTTCATTATGTGATTAGGGCCGTTGTAGCCCAGAGCCCTGAATTGAGAAATATTCAAAGCACATTGGCCAATCAGCTGGGCTTAAAATTCGAGGAGGAGGAGACAGAAATTGGAAGAGCCGCTAGATTGAAGGAGAGGATAATGGGAGGAAATAAAATCCTCATAGTCTTGGTCGACGTTTGGCGGAGAATAGATTTGTCAAGCATAGGAATTCCCAATTACAACGAGCTTCAAAGACACAATTCCAAACTCATAGTAACCTCAAGGAGCAAAAGTGTTTGCTATTCCATGCAGTGCCAAGCAAGCATTCCTCTCTCTATCTTATCAGAAGAAGATTCTTGGAACCTTTTTGTGGAGAAATCAGGAAAGTCTTTTCATGAATCTACCGAGCTCTATGATGTAGCAAGGGCGGTAGCTAGAGAATGTGGTGGTCTCCCACTTGCACTGATAACAGTTGCTGGGGCACTTGGAGATAAAGACATAGAAGACTGGAAAGAAGCAGCTCAACGACTAGACAGGTCGCAAACAGTCAATCTTGAGGATGAGGGAGATGTATACAAATGCATAAAGTTCAGCTATGATTACTTGAGATCTGATGATGCCAAATCATTCTTCTTGCTATGCTGTCTATTCCCAGAAGACTATGACATCCCATTCGAAGACTTGCTCAAGTATGCAATCGGGAAAGGGTTGCTTCAAGATGCCAACACAATCCAAGAAGCCAGAGCAACAGCAAATTTGGTGATCAAGTCCCTCAAAGCTTTCAGCCTACTTTTGGAAGGTACAAAGGAGGGATGTGTAAGGATGCATGATGTAGTGCGGGATGTAGCCCTGTCGATTTCGTTTTCTGAAGAAGGTCATAAATTTTTGGTAAAAGCTggttgtgaattacagcattggCCAAGGATTAAAGCGCATGGAGGCTATTCTGCAATCTCACTAATGAGGAACAAAATTTGCAAGCTTCCCAGAGAGTTGGTAAGCTCAAAACTCCAGATTTTATTACTACAAAATAACGCTGGTATATGTGCGATCCCAAACAACTTTTTTCAAAGTATGAATGGACTGATGGTCCTAGATCTTAGCTTCACCAGTATCTCATGTCTACCCCGATCCTTCACTCACCTAACCAATCTCCGAGGTTTGTATTTGGATTATTGCAATAAGATGATTGATATATCCATATTCTTAAACTTGAAGAAACTTGAGATTCTTAGTATGAAAGAATTTCCTCTTGAGGAGTTGCCATTAGAAATAGGAGAGTTGACCAATCTAAGGATGCTCGACTTAAGTGGGAGTTACAATATTGGTAGCATTCCATGTAATATAATGTCAAGATTGTATAAATTGGAAGAACTGTACATGCAAGGTAATTTTGGGGACTGGGGAGGAGGACCATACAAAACTAATGCTGGTTTTGATGAGTTGATTGGCTTGCAATATTTAAACATTGTGAAGCTTCGCATATCTGATGCACAATGCTTGCCTACAAATGTTGTATTCAATTTCAATTGGTTAATTTTCGATATATGTATCAGTAGAGAATCACCATCTAGAGACTACTCTTCAAAACCTTACTGTTCACATGATCTTTCAAGAACCTTGACTCTTAGCACAACAATCAACACCTTACCTGATTGGTTTATCAAAGTGGTAGCAGAGAAAGCAGAGAAACTACAGTACCTAAAGTGCAAAGGCCTAAAGAACATCCTTGTGGAACATGACAGAGGGAGGTTACATGGACTGAAGTATCTAGCTGTAATTGGGCCCCATGAGTACTTGGCAGTGTTGATGGAAACAATAACACGGGTGACAAATGTATCTGTGTTCAAGAACTTGGAAGAGTTGCATCTCCTTGGTGTGAGTTGTCTGAAGGAGTTATGTGTGGGTGAATTACCACTTGGGTCTCTATTCAATCTCAAGTCATTAAAGGTGGAATATTGCCATGACTTGGTGAATGCACTTTTGTCATCAAATTTGTTGCAAAGACTACAAAATCTGGAAAAACTTCATTGTGAAGACATGAATGTTATGGAGTATGTGTTTGGATTCGAAGGGCTGGAGCCAGAAGACATTATCTTGCCAAAATTGAGGGAGATGATACTGTGGGATCTAGAAAAACTAATAAGCCTATGGAGTGGTCCTGCTCCAAATGCAGTCTTCCATAATCTTAAAAGTTTGGCAGTCTCAGGTTGCAAAAAACTTGAAAGTCTCTTTACATATGAGGTAGCTAAATGTCTTTTGCAATTGGAAGACCTTTCGGTAACTCAATGTCCTAGCTTGGACATGGTTATTAAACCAAGCAAGGAAGTAGTGGACAAGAAGATCATTTTTCCAGAATTGAAGAACTTAGCTTTGTCGTATCTTCCACGGATCACTAGGTTCTGCGGTAGTGGAATTGCTACTATGGAGTGCCCTTCATTGGAACATTTGCATGTGCAGGACTGCCCCCATTTTACAACCTCTACTTCTGACTTCCACTGCTTGAAGCAATTTCAAGTCAATGATCTACGACATTTGAG AATGAGCAAAGACATGGACAACATCAATTTAGCTGGCCAGCATACCAAGGACATCCTTGAGAGCTTACCTCAGAATGTCAGAAAGCGGGTTGAGGTCATTAGAGAAATTGAGAACCAACATCATGAATTAGAGGCAGAGTTTTTCAAGGAGAGAGCTTTACTTGAAGCTAAGTATCATAAATTATATCAACCTCTCTACAGCAAGCGATACTTGATTGTGAATGGTGTTGTTGAAGCTGAAGGAGGTGCCACTGAAGCAGCAGCAGATCAAGAGGACAAAACTGCAAAAGAGAGGGGAGTGCCTGATTTCTGGCTCAATGCATTGAAGAACAATGAATTGCTGGCCAAGGAGATTACTGAGCATGATGAAGGAGCTCTTAAATATCTGAGAGATATCAAGTGGTTTAAGATACATAATTCCAAGGGGTTCAAACTTCAGTTCTACTTTGACACCAATCCATTTTTCAAAAACTCTGTTTTGACAAAGACATATCACATGATTGATGAAGATGAACCAAATAACGTAGCAGGGACGGAGATTGAATGGTATCCAGCAAAATGCCTGACACAGAAGATTCTTAAGAAGAAGCGTAAGAAGGGATCGAAGAATTCTAAGCTTCTGACTAAAACTGAAAATTGTAAGAGTTTCTTCAATTTCTTTAGACCACCTCAAGTCTCCAAGGACGATGAAGTTATTGATGAATTTGCTGCCGAGGAACTCAAAAACCTGAAGAAACAAGACTATGATGTCGGGTCAACCATTTGTTATAAGATCATCCCACATGCAGTTTCGTGGTTTACTGGAGAAGCTTTTTAG
- the LOC133730136 gene encoding probable protein S-acyltransferase 3 translates to MKIPRAMLETQNQSNPLSRSKLIGRCIVSCIFVFLTHLALSVIPRFFSAFSFLTQLALSALLLLLLVGFGGWCRRTLLRAKASAPAFVFFNILFIWGFYFSVIRPAVPQLNDAVFNCGVVFLFIGLYSIITSDPGIVTNGSASPDQTMESSLSQVDKELEPLASGLGHESTQDSGLLMRVRYCETCKAYIKGLDHHCPAFGNCIGQNNHPLFLILLFGLIVTEASYLVCSSLFAAKSRILDRPSELTLSENLAVSTILFTILQLLWQVVFVIWHIYCVCANIRTDEWIKWKKYPEFQLVIPPEPGQSFRNIRFWNPYDKGIVQNVKEFLAIQH, encoded by the exons ATGAAAATCCCAAGAGCGATGCTTGAAACACAGAACCAGAGCAATCCCCTAAGTCGGTCCAAGCTAATTGGCCGTTGCATAGTCTCCTGTATCTTCGTCTTCCTCACTCACTTGGCTCTCTCTGTGATCCCTCGCTTCTTCTCCGCCTTCTCCTTTCTAACCCAACTCGCTCTCTCGGCTCTGCTGCTCCTGCTGCTCGTGGGTTTTGGCGGATGGTGCAGAAGAACGCTTCTTAGAGCAAAAGCTTCGGCTCCGGCTTTCGTCTTCTTCAATATTCTCTTCATTTGGGGGTTTTACTTCTCTGTTATCCGACCAG CTGTGCCGCAACTAAACGATGCCGTTTTCAACTGTGGAGTTGTGTTCCTCTTTATTGGTCTCTATAG TATCATAACAAGTGACCCTGGCATTGTTACAAATGGGTCTGCCTCTCCAGACCAGACTATGGAGAGCTCACTTTCTCAAGTTGATAAG GAGTTGGAGCCCTTAGCAAGTGGTTTAGGCCATGAGTCAACTCAA GATTCAGGTTTGTTGATGAGGGTTAGATATTGCGAAACCTGCAAGGCATACATAAAGGGTCTTGACCATCATTGTCCTGCTTTTGGAAATTGTATAG GCCAAAATAATCATCCCCTTTTCTTAATTCTTCTGTTTGGACTTATTGTTACCGAAGCTTCTTATCTAGTGTGCTCGTCACTCT TTGCGGCCAAATCCAGGATCTTGGATAGACCCTCAGAG CTTACTCTTTCTGAAAATTTAGCTGTTAGCACAATTCTGTTCACCATTCTCCAACTGCTGTGGCAG GTGGTGTTTGTGATTTGGCACATATATTGTGTATGTGCAAACATCAGAACTGATGAGTGG ATAAAATGGAAGAAGTATCCAGAGTTCCAACTTGTTATTCCACCCGAACCAG GACAAAGCTTCAGAAATATTAGGTTCTGGAATCCATATGACAAAGGCATTGTACAGAATGTGAAGGAGTTTCTAGCCATCCAGCATTAA